The following are encoded together in the Acidobacteriota bacterium genome:
- a CDS encoding CBS domain-containing protein: MMATSVAALRTSLAEEYTRLYPGEAAAVLEEQSPDDLVGLVERSAIAGIAPVFAAFTPAAAARLLPLLRLERAVALLQAIDPARAASLCAMLDPALRDDLLATLPEADAREWRELMSYPVNTAGGLMTVRVETFRPDTPAETIISRLRARRAASEGGPDGEVALVDAGGHLAGMVEVAALAAADPAAPAAQLARHGSVGVPAVTPREEVVDLMKHTGAGALPVVDATGRLLGIVRHRQLARAIEAGATAGLQTMVGAGGEEQALSPVGLAVRKRLPWLQINLATAFLAASVVGLFEATIAQVTALAVLLPVVAGQSGNAGSQALAVTIRGLALREVRVRHWRAVAMKEGAVGLINSLAVAATTSLGVYVWSRSLGLAAVIALSMVASMVVAGLAGAVIPMVLSAMRQDPAQSSNIILTTVTDVVGFFSFLGIATLLMSML; encoded by the coding sequence ATGATGGCAACGTCGGTCGCCGCACTTCGGACGTCGCTGGCGGAAGAGTACACGCGCCTGTACCCCGGTGAGGCGGCGGCGGTTCTGGAGGAGCAGTCCCCGGACGACCTGGTCGGGCTGGTGGAGCGGAGCGCGATTGCGGGAATCGCACCGGTCTTCGCGGCCTTCACGCCGGCTGCCGCCGCAAGGCTGCTCCCGCTTCTGCGGCTGGAACGGGCGGTCGCCTTGTTGCAGGCGATCGACCCCGCCCGCGCGGCCTCCCTCTGCGCAATGCTCGATCCGGCGCTGCGGGATGATCTGCTGGCAACGTTGCCGGAAGCGGATGCTCGCGAATGGCGCGAATTGATGAGCTATCCGGTCAACACCGCGGGCGGATTGATGACGGTGCGGGTCGAGACCTTCCGCCCGGACACTCCGGCGGAGACGATCATCAGCCGTTTGCGGGCGCGCCGCGCCGCCTCGGAAGGCGGACCCGACGGGGAAGTCGCGCTGGTCGATGCCGGCGGGCATCTGGCCGGCATGGTCGAAGTGGCCGCGCTCGCGGCGGCGGATCCGGCGGCGCCGGCGGCGCAGCTCGCGCGTCACGGGAGTGTCGGCGTCCCGGCGGTGACGCCGCGCGAAGAGGTGGTCGACCTGATGAAGCACACCGGCGCCGGCGCTCTCCCGGTGGTGGACGCCACCGGGCGCCTTCTGGGTATCGTCCGCCATCGCCAGCTCGCGAGGGCCATCGAGGCCGGCGCGACCGCCGGTCTGCAGACGATGGTGGGCGCCGGCGGAGAGGAACAGGCGCTCTCGCCCGTGGGCCTCGCGGTCCGCAAGCGGTTGCCCTGGCTGCAGATCAACCTTGCCACGGCGTTCCTCGCGGCGTCGGTGGTGGGTCTCTTCGAAGCGACGATTGCCCAGGTGACGGCGCTCGCCGTCCTGCTCCCGGTGGTGGCGGGGCAGTCGGGCAATGCCGGGTCGCAGGCTCTCGCCGTCACTATCCGCGGCCTCGCCCTTCGCGAAGTCCGCGTTCGACACTGGCGGGCCGTGGCCATGAAGGAAGGGGCGGTCGGCCTGATTAACAGCCTCGCCGTCGCCGCCACGACGTCGCTTGGCGTTTACGTCTGGAGCCGGTCGCTGGGTCTGGCTGCCGTCATCGCCCTCTCCATGGTGGCGTCGATGGTGGTCGCGGGTCTGGCCGGCGCGGTGATTCCGATGGTGCTCAGCGCCATGCGTCAGGATCCGGCGCAATCGTCCAACATCATCCTGACGACGGTGACCGACGTTGTCGGCTTCTTCAGTTTCCTCGGTATCGCGACGCTGCTCATGTCGATGCTCTGA